The following proteins come from a genomic window of Henningerozyma blattae CBS 6284 chromosome 4, complete genome:
- the RRP5 gene encoding Rrp5p (similar to Saccharomyces cerevisiae RRP5 (YMR229C); ancestral locus Anc_8.757): MAPSSKRKRDEEFPLSRQDATTQPAQSLLKNSDEVSFPRGGSSVLTPLELKQVANEAASDVLFAQKEKSTKSQSFENDRPKKKKKITKKNKNSEASSTELDESVNVVEHINFKNLKVGSILLGQITSTTKKDLCVTFTDGISGYVPITHISDHITHILEDIDDDMSDEEEKDECEKEENTHDFDELPNLNKYFKIGQWLRCSVIKNTALDAVSKKHHKKRIELSIEPSVVNPFSAEDLEKHSTVQCSVKSLEDHGATLDLGLENVTGFISKKDVPDFETLLPGSVFLANIYKKSGRSIIVNTNFSAKNSKVSHISSIDAVVPGQMVDFLCDDISSNGISGKIFGLVSSFIGISHLRTFTEEELKETYSAGSNIKCRIIASLLNKNDERVLIVSTLDQIVSLDNNIAQTEAIEAFPIGYTFDSASFLGSDSDFVYLALNEDLFGAVHRSKLGDIHISGDIQARVIGYNTIDKIYQLSTDPNALKLKYIRAADIPNGELVTGCEIINVSSDGIELKIFNGQFSAFVPPLHISDVKLSYPERKFKIGSKIKGRILEVTKRGHIIMTLKKSLVNDENKIVDDYVSAKQLQNKNEKTVATVESFKPNGCLISFFGGLRGFLPNSEISEAFVRKPEQHLRLGQTVIIKILDVDEKRFRVIASCKASNEDSQAQKLAIEKLVLGRSIIEVNVVEKTKDSVVVEDADSNLRGVIYVGHLSDSRIEQNRATIKKIKIGSKLTGVVIDKDDRTRVFNLSMKKSLIDDAKNKTLPISFSDIISLDKTTPLHGYIKSISNTGIFVAFNGKFVGLVLPSYAVESRDVDINKSFYVNQSVTSYLLRTDEENERFLLTLKNSKADQTSGAANASAISQSTENLDTIKVGDKIPARIVKVSGKHVILDLGNKITGVSFITDALNDYSVSLSDEYQNKLNKTIDATVISINTKAKKVNLSLRTNEAKQHLIESHNDIKQGDVVHGLIKNINDSGVFIYLSTNIDAFVPVSKLSDSYLKDWKKFYNPLQHVIGKVVSCESDDRILVTLRESEVNGDLKILKDYSSIEVGEIFNGNVKNVTDFGVFVKLDNTVNVTGLAHKSEIADDKIPDDLSALFGAGDRVKAIVLRVNAEKKQVSLGLKASYFSNDNYNEESNEKPMEENTEEKTETIQNADADEVIEFDNESDEDVEMEEAENSKIPISTNGLSLSTGFDWTASILDQTNDTEESEDDGDFTEIKKKSKSKKNHIVEDKTIDINTRTPESVADFERLIIGNPNSSVVWMNYMAFQLQLSEIEKAREIAERALKIINFREEAEKLNIWIAMLNLENTFGTEETLEDVFKRACQYMDSYTIHNKLISIYQMSEKLDRAAELFKTTAKKFGSEKLSIWTSWGDFLLAQNNAQEARAILANALKSLPKRNHIDIVKKFAQLEFAKGDAERGRSLFEGLIADAPKRIDIWNVYLDQEIKINEKKKVEDLFERVFTRKITRKQAKFFFNKWLVFEEGQKDDKMTSYVKAKATEFVANLGKSQSV, encoded by the coding sequence ATGGCACCAAGTTCTAAAAGAAAGAGAGACGAAGAATTTCCTCTCTCCAGACAAGATGCCACAACCCAGCCTGCTCAGtctcttttgaaaaattctgaTGAGGTTTCATTCCCAAGAGGTGGCTCTTCTGTTTTAACGCCATTAGAATTGAAACAAGTTGCTAATGAAGCTGCTAGTGACGTTCTGTTTGCCCAAAAGGAAAAATCTACAAAATCAcaatcttttgaaaatgatagaccaaaaaagaagaaaaagattacaaaaaagaataaaaatagtgaAGCATCTTCTACTGAGCTTGATGAATCTGTCAATGTTGTAGAACacattaatttcaaaaatttgaaagttGGATCTATCCTATTGGGTCAAATCACCTCTACAACCAAAAAAGACTTGTGCGTTACATTCACAGATGGTATTTCTGGTTACGTTCCAATAACTCATATTTCTGATCATATTACCCATATCCTAGAAGACATTGATGACGATATGAGcgatgaagaagaaaaggaTGAATGCGAAAAGGAAGAAAATACCCATGATTTTGATGAACTACccaatttaaataaatattttaaaatcgGACAATGGTTAAGATGTTCTGTTATAAAGAATACTGCATTGGATGCAGTTAGTAAGAAACATCATAAAAAGAgaattgaattatcaatCGAACCGTCTGTTGTAAATCCTTTTTCTGCTGAAGATCTAGAGAAACATTCCACAGTCCAATGTTCGGTTAAAAGTTTGGAAGATCATGGGGCCACTTTAGACTTAGGTTTAGAGAATGTAACTGGTTTTATATCTAAAAAGGATGTTCCAGACTTCGAAACCTTATTACCAGGTTCTGTATTCCTAGCTAATATCTATAAGAAATCTGGTAGATCAATTATCGTAAACACAAATTTTTCTGCTAAAAATAGTAAAGTGTCACATATTTCTTCTATCGATGCTGTTGTACCAGGCCAGATGGTAGACTTTTTGTGTGATGATATCTCTTCTAATGGTATCTCAGGTAAAATCTTTGGTTTGGTATCCAGCTTTATCGGAATTAGTCATTTGAGAACTTTCACTGAggaagaattaaaagaaacaTATTCAGCCGGTTCTAACATTAAGTGTAGAATCATTGCCTCTCTACTCAACAAAAATGACGAAAGAGTTCTAATTGTGTCTACCCTTGACCAAATTGTTTCTTTGGATAACAACATAGCACAAACTGAAGCTATTGAAGCATTTCCAATAGGTTACACTTTTGATTCGGCATCTTTCTTAGGCAGTGATTCAGATTTTGTATATCTTGCCttaaatgaagatttatttgGTGCAGTTCATCGTTCTAAACTTGGAGACATTCATATATCAGGTGATATTCAAGCCAGAGTAATTGGTTATAATActattgataaaatttacCAACTATCAACGGATCCAAATGCtttaaaactaaaatatattagagCTGCTGATATTCCAAATGGTGAATTGGTAACTGGCTGTGAAATTATTAACGTATCGAGTGATGGTATCgaattaaagatttttaaCGGTCAATTCTCTGCATTCGTCCCCCCACTGCATATTTCTGATGTCAAATTATCGTACCCAGAAcgtaaatttaaaattggttCTAAAATAAAGGGTAGGATTTTAGAGGTTACTAAAAGAGGCCATATCATTATgacattaaaaaaatctttagttaatgatgaaaataaaattgttgaTGATTACGTTTCTGCTAAACAGCtgcaaaataaaaatgaaaaaacaGTTGCTACAGTTGAATCCTTTAAACCAAATGGCTGTTTGATATCTTTCTTTGGTGGTTTAAGAGGATTCTTACCTAATTCTGAAATTTCGGAAGCATTTGTTCGTAAACCAGAGCAACATCTAAGACTAGGTCAAACCGTTATCATTAAAATCTTGGATGTGGATGAAAAGAGATTTCGAGTTATTGCATCATGTAAAGCATCTAATGAAGATAGCCAAGCTCAAAAATTAGCCATTGAGAAATTAGTTCTTGGTAGATCTATAATCGAAGTGAATGTTGTTGAAAAAACCAAGGATTCTGTAGTAGTTGAAGATGCTGATAGTAATTTACGTGGTGTTATTTATGTTGGCCACCTTTCAGATTCAAGAATCGAGCAAAATCGAGCTAcaattaagaaaattaaaattggtTCAAAATTAACCGGTGTCGTAATTGACAAAGATGACAGAACTCGTGTTTTCAATCTTTCGATGAAGAAATCTCTTATTGACGACGCTAAAAACAAAACTTTGCCAATATCCTTCTCTGATATAATAAGCTTGGATAAAACAACTCCTTTGCACGGTTACATTAAATCTATATCCAATACAGGTATTTTTGTTGCTTTCAACGGTAAATTTGTTGGGCTAGTATTACCAAGTTATGCTGTGGAAAGTAGAGATGTTGATATTAACAAGTCTTTTTATGTCAACCAATCAGTTACTTCTTATCTATTAAGAACcgatgaagaaaatgaaagatttttattaacattgaaaaattcaaaagcTGATCAAACTTCAGGTGCTGCCAACGCTTCAGCTATCTCTCAGTCAACTGAAAATCTTGATACTATTAAAGTAGGTGATAAAATCCCTGCTCGTATTGTGAAGGTGTCCGGTAAGCACGTTATCTTAGATTTAGGTAACAAAATTACCGGTGTTTCTTTTATTACAGATGctttaaatgattattCAGTTTCTTTATCTGAtgaatatcaaaataagCTAAATAAGACTATTGATGCTACTGTCATCTCTATTAATACCAAGGCCAAGAAAGTCAATTTATCCTTGCGTACTAATGAGGCTAAGCAACATTTGATTGAGTCacataatgatattaagcAAGGCGATGTTGTTCATggtttaattaaaaatattaacgACAGTGGTGTCTTTATCTACTTAAGTACTAACATAGATGCCTTTGTTCCAGTTAGTAAGCTATCGGATTCCTATTTGAAAGATTGGAAAAAATTCTATAATCCTTTACAGCATGTAATTGGTAAAGTGGTCAGTTGTGAAAGCGACGACCGTATTTTAGTAACCCTACGAGAATCCGAGGTTAATGGTGATCTTAAGATTTTAAAGGATTATTCCAGTATTGAAGTTggtgaaatatttaatggtAATGTTAAGAATGTTACTGATTTTGGTGTTTTTGTCAAATTAGATAATACTGTGAATGTTACAGGTTTAGCCCATAAATCCGAAATCGCAGATGACAAGATACCAGATGATTTATCTGCTCTATTTGGTGCTGGTGATAGGGTTAAAGCAATTGTTTTAAGAGTTAATGCAGAAAAGAAACAAGTTTCTTTAGGTTTGAAAGCTTCTTACTTTTCTAATGACAACTATAATGAAGAATCTAACGAAAAACCTATGGAAGAGAATACTGAAGAAAAGACAGAAACCATACAAAACGCTGATGCGGATGAagttattgaatttgataatgaGTCTGATGAAGATGTTGAAATGGAGGAAGCTGAAAATTCAAAGATTCCAATATCCACCAATGGTTTAAGTTTAAGTACTGGTTTTGACTGGACTGCTAGTATTTTAGATCAAACCAATGATACTGAAGAATCTGAAGATGATGGAGATTTTACCGAAATCAAGAAGAAGTCCAAATCGAAGAAAAATCATATTGTTGAAGATAAAAccattgatattaatactAGAACCCCTGAGTCTGTTGCAGATTTCGAACGTCTAATTATAGGGAATCCAAACTCTTCGGTTGTGTGGATGAATTATATGGCTTTCCAACTGCAATTAAGTGAAATTGAAAAGGCTCGTGAAATTGCGGAACGTGCTTTAAAGATTATAAACTTCAGAGAAGAAGCTgaaaagttaaatatttggattgCCATgttaaatttagaaaatacaTTTGGTACTGAGGAAACTTTGGAAGATGTATTTAAAAGAGCTTGCCAGTATATGGATTCTTACACGATccataataaattaataagtATTTACCAAATgagtgaaaaattagacAGAGCTGCCGAGTTATTTAAAACTACAGCTAAGAAATTTGGTTCCGAAAAACTTTCCATTTGGACTTCATGGGGTGATTTCTTGTTAGCTCAAAATAATGCTCAAGAAGCTCGTGCTATTCTAGCAAATGctttaaaatctttaccTAAACGTAATCATATTGATATTGTCAAAAAATTTGCTCAATTAGAGTTTGCCAAAGGTGATGCTGAAAGAGGTAGATCGCTATTTGAAGGGTTAATTGCAGATGCTCCAAAAAGAATTGACATTTGGAATGTATATCTTGATCAAGAAATCAAGATAAACGAAAAGAAGAAGGTTGAAGATTTGTTTGAACGTGTCTTCACTAGAAAGATTACAAGAAAACAAGcaaaattcttctttaacaAGTGGCTAGTGTTCGAAGAAGGTCAAAAGGATGATAAAATGACCAGTTACGTAAAAGCTAAGGCTACTGAATTTGTAGCAAATCTTGGTAAGTCGCAATCCGTTTAA
- the TBLA0D00970 gene encoding uncharacterized protein, whose translation MISGTAAIFPEAKLIFWLKWGVFLIILFRLVANLFFFEYNNAIRLILYPSTLTSSFYFNTDLKLLKNDTIRSIKDISQKVFTECIENHLNLVNNSSTATNYHVKESFNKNNIYNIIGICFLQSKGVTTDMMKNTSSNPTKTKKFKLLMFCMLFASILPLLEYIYFKITKIKNEVSFKKEIKQKKEDKSQLQMESTSRNVELDGIFKEPDLSKIKTVIDTQNERETENLPQNLKKQNIGLESTNSKKHVKTFKDKSINSKSELNFSLASDNRQRSNENSVFNITQSIPPQHFLPSNFVSKMSNLSTSSKPTMVAEKKQLVNPFLSKVNPPAGLTNSKKEKKIKYSYQELFKIQAIVSVNTSEKKNNELKTKYYDQIFDGSQSKFDFETFYNECIKGKVEYISINEDSSLYFQGDSNNNNYVSDNTTSKNEMGGNSFNRNTSSQIKNPSPIDQPQYSRPGQFNKDLDLEPDKFQNTENIQCSNFSVHPNIVENPSNILSPNKTEGEVPSTYTMQEKTEILCYEDNHINNNQSVNNTTSVRLDFEKAPERDSSSKKDISFEPLCSVNKTTHQVYSEKSLNPGYQSNIQGNLSNKNSVAQEMPQTELDDRSNDKINKEKKYIVGIKPKQQKPLISYADIYKNDQMTNFNSKLVKEGGTSDSKPIDNEQLELVEEKTGKNVAYDEQNYFEHGTSNYTVINSTGKNEVEANSIIEDLNSQNITSDEKKKQTEKRIEGEVISSYQNLNCQKNEIKPRFEVYVPRKDFGNSFDLTSETGRLQFKEYIRAKKAKNMKENPVFAPSIKHVKQTQDKQKLFENGNSEIPFLNYPLYISTKQEFSEPAEKPPKKVFIKNVGWVSKSKANELLQNDNETI comes from the coding sequence ATGATATCTGGTACTGCGGCTATTTTTCCAGAAGccaaattaatattttggcTAAAATGGGGTGTTTTTCTCATCATTCTGTTTCGTTTAGTagctaatttatttttttttgaatataataatgcaaTTCGGTTGATTCTATATCCTTCTACTCTTACTTCCAGTTTCTATTTTAACActgatttaaaattattgaagaatgATACTATCCGAAGCATTAAAGACATCTCTCAAAAAGTGTTTACAGAGTGTATtgaaaatcatttaaatctGGTAAACAATAGTTCAACTGCTACAAATTACCATGTTAAAGAgagttttaataaaaataatatttataatattattgggATTTGTTTTCTTCAATCAAAAGGAGTTACAACAGatatgatgaaaaataCCTCTTCAAATccaacaaaaacaaaaaaatttaaacttCTTATGTTTTGTATGCTATTTGCATCAATTCTTCCACTTTTGGAATATATCTACtttaaaataacaaaaattaaaaatgaagtaAGCTTCAAGAAGGAAATAAAGcagaaaaaagaagataaGTCTCAGCTTCAAATGGAATCAACTAGTAGAAATGTTGAGTTAGatggaatttttaaagagCCTGATTTAtccaaaataaaaactgTAATTGATACACAAAACGAAAGGGAAACAGAAAACTTGCCACAAAATCTAAAGAAGCAAAATATTGGTCTAGAATCAACTAATAGTAAAAAACATGTAAAAACTTTCAAAGATAAAAGTATTAATTCCAAATCAGAACTTAACTTCTCACTTGCCTCGGATAATAGACAACgatcaaatgaaaattcagtatttaatataacACAATCAATTCCACCTCAACATTTTCTTCCAAGTAATTTTGTATCAAAAATGAGTAATTTATCTACTTCATCTAAGCCAACTATGGTTgctgaaaaaaaacaattagtTAATCCATTTTTAAGTAAAGTGAATCCTCCAGCTGGCTTgacaaattcaaaaaaagaaaaaaagataaaatattcttatcaagaattatttaaaatacaaGCTATAGTTTCTGTAAATACAAGTgagaaaaagaataatgaattaaaaactAAGTATTATGATCAAATTTTTGATGGCTCTCAGAgtaaatttgattttgagaCATTTTATAATGAATGCATTAAAGGAAAAGTCGAATATATCTCAATAAATGAAGATTCTAGTTTGTATTTTCAAGGCGATagcaataacaataattatGTTTCAGATAATACTACTTCAAAAAATGAGATGGGCggtaattcttttaatagGAACACCAGTagtcaaataaaaaacccAAGTCCGATAGATCAGCCCCAATATTCGAGACCGGGACAGTTTAACAAAGACTTAGATTTAGAACCTgacaaatttcaaaatactgaaaatattcaatgCTCAAATTTCTCTGTTCATCCAAATATAGTAGAGAATCCTAGTAACATTTTGTCTCCTAATAAGACAGAAGGTGAAGTACCATCAACTTACACCATGCAAGAAAAAACTGAAATATTATGTTATGAGGATAATCATATTAACAACAACCAAAGTGTGAATAATACTACCTCTGTAAGACTCGATTTTGAAAAAGCTCCTGAACGAGATTCTTCgtcaaaaaaagatatttcatttgaaCCTTTATGTAGCGTTAATAAAACAACTCATCAAGTTTATTCTGAAAAAAGTCTAAACCCTGGATACCAGAGTAACATTCAAGGTAATTTGTCTAACAAGAACAGTGTAGCTCAAGAGATGCCACAAACAGAATTAGATGATAGatcaaatgataaaattaacaaagaaaaaaaatatatcgtAGGTATAAAGCCCAAACAGCAAAAACCTTTAATTTCCTATGcagatatttataaaaatgatcAAATGACAAactttaattcaaaattggTGAAAGAAGGAGGTACAAGTGATTCAAAAccaattgataatgaaCAACTAGAACTCgttgaagaaaaaacagGTAAAAATGTTGCATACGATgaacaaaattattttgaacatGGAACTAGTAATTATACTGTTATAAATAGTACAGGAAAAAATGAGGTAGAAGCAAATTCAATCATCGAAGACTTAAATTctcaaaatataacaagtgatgaaaaaaaaaaacaaactgAGAAGAGAATAGAGGGAGAAGTTATCAGCTcttatcaaaatttaaattgtcaaaaaaatgaaataaaaccAAGATTCGAAGTTTATGTCCCCAGAAAAGATTTTGGGAACTCATTTGACTTAACTTCTGAAACAGGAAGACTACAgtttaaagaatatattagaGCAAAAAAAGCcaaaaatatgaaagaaAATCCTGTATTTGCTCCGTCAATTAAACATGTAAAACAAACTCAagataaacaaaaattatttgaaaatgggAATTCAGAAATTCcgtttttaaattatccaTTATACATTTCAACCAAACAAGAATTTAGTGAGCCAGCTGAAAAACCAccaaaaaaagtatttatcaaaaatgTTGGCTGGGTATCTAAATCAAAAGCTAATGAGCTACTACagaatgataatgaaacgatataa
- the TAF7 gene encoding TATA-binding protein-associated factor TAF7 (similar to Saccharomyces cerevisiae TAF7 (YMR227C); ancestral locus Anc_8.754) — translation MHEKPNSVKLKLSLKKTEDHDRLHKPTRLRIKPIRVPGEGYDSEDSEIEDDPLIEEGVILRVVPDIQAEFVKNSIDSGDYSGVSIKWKGQNHAIVYINGFKYGAILVNLPTILEVNKSVDRKNLLKTFDVCQMLLCIKMINEEEEVFELTSEHTEDLVSKFFEDYQNEIDQNKLKFFHGYNGGPLTDAETKYTKEIALKQYDYRHGITPALYNVRNRRFRRKMNPTEFDYIEKVVESLILADEQAEEVKFELVSESEISKRSTPIVNSGIQIHNLNFSTNHDIDMEDEKDDDDLDLDQAFESDDEEKDTSKTSINASATIDHNEKDAINNNEGTTDNIINGIKSNGKLDEMGDDVEQYNGEEEEDDDDDEEGDDEEEDNGEGNEKEEIDENRQHNALLKDELNDLEGILEHTKQKLHSATNPLLKSRFIDNIKKLEKEVELKRKQLMISDEMLNKQDKDMEDEDGDEDEEEEEEEEEEEEEEEEEDQQQNTEQGQTDAIDEDQITNAIMAGEIPDEEALDQNDLDMMMLFGAEGDDGDE, via the coding sequence ATGCATGAAAAGCCAAATAGtgtaaaattaaagttaagtttaaaaaaaactgaaGATCATGATAGACTACATAAACCAACCAGACTACGGATAAAACCAATTAGGGTCCCAGGAGAGGGGTATGATTCTGAGGATTCCgaaattgaagatgatCCATTAATTGAAGAGGGTGTTATTCTTCGTGTGGTCCCTGATATTCAAGCagaatttgttaaaaacTCAATAGATTCCGGTGATTATTCTGGTGTTAGTATTAAGTGGAAAGGCCAAAATCATGCAATTGTTTATATTAATGGATTTAAATATGGTGCCATTTTGGTTAATCTACCGACTATCCTGGAAGTTAATAAAAGTGTTGACCgtaaaaatttattgaagaCATTCGATGTTTGTCAAATGCTACTTTGTATCAAAATGATTAATGAAGAGGAGGAAGTTTTTGAATTAACTTCAGAACATACCGAAGATTTGGTGTCTAAATTCTTTGAAGATTACCAAAACGAAATTgatcaaaataaattaaaattctttCATGGGTACAACGGTGGCCCATTGACTGATGCAGAAACTAAATATACAAAAGAGATTGCGCTGAAACAATATGATTATAGGCATGGTATCACACCTGCTTTATATAATGTTAGAAATAGGAgatttagaagaaaaatgaatCCTACTGAGTTTgattatattgaaaaagttgTTGAATCATTAATTCTAGCAGATGAACAAGCTGAAGAAGTTAAGTTTGAATTAGTCTCCGAAAGTGAAATATCCAAAAGGTCAACTCCAATTGTAAATTCAGGTATTCAAATACATAACCTTAACTTTTCTACAAACCACGACATAGATATGGAAGATGAAAAAGACGATGATGACTTAGATCTCGATCAAGCATTTGAGAGTGACGACGAAGAAAAAGACACTAGTAAAACTAGTATAAATGCCAGTGCTACTATAGATCATAATGAAAAGGAcgcaattaataataacgaAGGCACAACTGACAATATCATTAATGGTATAAAAAGCAATGGAAAACTAGATGAGATGGGTGATGATGTTGAACAATACAATggtgaagaagaagaagacgATGACGATGACGAAGAAGGAGATGacgaagaagaagataatGGCGAGGGTAATGAGAAGGAggaaattgatgaaaatagaCAACATAAtgcattattaaaagatgaattaaacGATTTAGAAGGTATCCTAGAACATACTAAACAAAAACTGCACTCAGCTACCAACcctttattaaaatcaagATTTATTGATAACATTAAGAAACTAGAAAAAGAAGTAGAATTAAAGAGAAAGCAATTGATGATTAGTGATGAAATGTTGAATAAACAAGACAAAGATAtggaagatgaagatggtGACGaggatgaagaagaagaagaagaggaagaagaggaagaagaagaagaagaagaagaagatcaACAACAAAACACAGAACAAGGTCAAACAGATGCGATAGATGAAGATCAAATCACAAACGCTATTATGGCTGGAGAAATACCCGATGAGGAGGCACTGGACCAGAATGATCTTGACATGATGATGCTGTTTGGTGCAGAAGGTGACGATGGGGATGAGTAA